In Anopheles bellator chromosome 2, idAnoBellAS_SP24_06.2, whole genome shotgun sequence, the genomic stretch TACTGTCCACCCATAAAAAAGAGGATGAAAGAGAATTGCTTGACTGCAGCGGGTCatcggttttttctttcccgaaaaaaaaacgttttctcaataaaaaaaacgtgtAGTTTGTGCAATATGTCGTCTCCGAAAGGTCCCTAAaattggtttcctttttttctatgCCCAAACGGTTAGGCCTCATCTCGAGCTCCAAGTCACATCATGCGGTTTCCATGGTAACCGCCAAAGAAGCCGGAACGCACATATCGAGTGCAAGAAATTTATGACCTCTTCCTTAATCCCCATCACCAGGGCAACGAACAGGCTGTCGGTGTGGCATTCGGGGTCTGCACAAAAACCGTTTTACGGCCAGCATACGCCCAGTTTCGCTGCTGCATTTCATTATTGGGCCATAAAATCGGGACGGTAAGCGTTTTACTGATTGGCTTAGAGCTTAAAGGATGCGCTCCCGGGGAAGTCCGTGACGAATCTGCATTCCAGGCGCGCAATGCAAAAACTACAGCCCGAGTTCCGAGCCCTTGGCGAAGGATACTCGGGGAACTGCAGCATTTGTTTTAAACGATGCTAGGGATGTGttttaaaagtgaaacaacaaGTTAACCATGGGGTGCCATAGTCAATCTAACTATTTATTCTAACACTGCAGCAATCAGGTCGTTCTTCGCGTTATGCTTCTCGCATCCCGATATGTTGCcggttttacattttacgGCCTTTTAATTGCGGTGTtcgaaagataaataaaacacgcACGTTCCTAAACACCCGCCACGATGTTGCCACGTCTCGGCGCGAACGAGAGATCGATGCTTGCCGGGGGGTGCCCCCGAAAAGATCGATTTCAAGAATTATGATCGATCCATTAGCAGCTCGTTCCGTGATTCATCTTCGCGGTTCGTGCTATTTCTAGGAACACTCGACGATCTTCACTTGCACTTGCCCCTTACGATCGTTACGATCACGAACAATGCATTCATCGAAAGCCAATGAAAGCGCGATTCCGTTGAATAATGGGTGGGCGATGAAATTTTGTAGAAGAAGTATGAGCAACCACTACAGCCGTGGCAAGCAAAACGTTTAGGCAGCATTACGGATGGATTCCGCGGAATggtggaaatcgaaaatcgagaAAAACTGTTTACACACCCGACGCGTGCCTATTGCTTCGAAAGTGGAAGTCGAGCCCGCGCGGATCATGTTTAATCGTACGCACCACATCTGGAAGATCCGGGCATCGCTACTCATTGATTCCAACATATTCATGTTCGCGTTCCGAGGGGTCTGAGCTTAAACTCATCGCTTCTGTCTGCTCACTGTTGTAGCATACCGGGCATTCGAATCACTGAATCGACcgacacagaaaaaaaccaaaaattattCGCATTCCAAAGGGACTGCCGCATAAGAACGCATCAACAACAGGCCAGTCATCATCGCTCGCTGCCTTCATTATGCCAATGTCTTTCTCTCCCCGAACAGTAGCGATTGGTGAGGCCAATTACATTAGCATATGGAAAACATTTCCTCCCGCGGACGTGCAGCCAATGTTCGATGGAGAGCGGCGGAGGTTTTCCAAGAAATCCCAAAACGTGTGTGACGCACGACCCAAACCGGGAAGTATTCAATAGTTGGACTACATTAGTTTCTGTGATCGATCGTTTAGCAAAAGAAACGATGGCTTGGGGCTTAAACTGTCTATTAACGTGTTCATCTCTGATAATCTTTTCATCGTGATGCATACGGTTTCACAGTGATAATATTCTTAATCGCTCCTAATAAAATTCCAGTAACTTTTCAATCCACGTGTTCCGTGCCCCGTGTTCCGATCTGCAACGCCTGCTGACCGCAGAAGCATAAGCATCGCGTGAATCAGCACGTCATCGCCTTTGCTCTCAACGAGTTAAAGATCATTCCGAGAGTTCGTTGCCATGGCGACCCATTGCCCACTGGAGTTTTGGGGAGTGAACCTCCCAAAAAGTGAGTAAGCAAAGAACGAACTCGGCTCCAAGAAGTGGAGTACTgaagccgccgtcgccgccacgtAATAATCATAACACATTTTCTAGCGGCTCTTTGACCGCGCGGGCCCCAAAATCGTATCCGTTCCAGCGGGCCGCGCACCGCCCAGAAACCGGAGCACATTATTATGCAACTTGTCTAAGTGAACTAAAGCACGCCGGTTATTGTAACGAAGTGCACTGCGGCTGGAGAACGCCGCGCCATGAGCTAATAATACGAAAGTTCCCATCCCCATCCGAAGCCGAGTGCAACGCCACTTTATCCCGGCCATCGCACAGCTGGACGTCAGCAACAGTTCCCaaaatgatttcaattttcgccgCTCCGTTTGGCCTCCAGCCATCGCTGAGGCTCGAACCGGGATGAGTTATTGTTTCGGgtgtaattaaatatttgaattatttgaCAGGTTTATTGGTTAGAGGGCGGGATGAGGCCGTGGCCACGGTCCAGCAGACCGATACTGACCGCTTTTAAGCTGTTTGAGTTTGGATGCATTTCGCTTCCGCGAAGCACTTCCCTCGGGAACCAAGAGCACGAGGgtcaaaacaaataaaatcatgcCTCAAATCGGTAAGCTAACCGCGGCCGAAGGAAAtacaaacataattttccgaGGAACAGAAGGATGGAAGGTGCTAAAACGATCTTggcccccctcccgggggcaACTGGCGCTAATTGATGCAGCGTTGGCATAAGAAATTTGTGCATCGTAATGACCACCGTAATGCTTCGAGGGACGTCGGCCAAATGGAACTGGGATGGCCCTCGGAGTGCTCTCCAGAGCAATATATCTCAATTTTGGTGCACGAACAGAAAAAACGCATGATTAATAGGGTCactttttgccgtttttattgGTGTCGCTTCAGATAGTCGTCATAGAGACGCAACAGATCGGAACTGGTGCGTGGTCGCAGTGTCTCCAGGGCATACGCAAAGTGTGTCCATTCGATGGTCTGCACATCGAGCGATTGTTCAAGTCCGCGCAGGGCCGCCTCCTGGCAGACGGCTTCGATTTCGGACCCCGAATAACCGGCCGTACGCCGCACCAGTTCCTGTACGTCCACATCGGGGGCCGTGGGAATCGCTTTTAGTTTTATGCGAAAAATTTCCTCCCGTGCTGAATCGTCCGGTAGGCGAACGTAAACGATGCGATCCAAACGACCCGGTCGCAACAGTGCTCGATCGATGAggtccggtcggttggtggcggCCACGATACTTACATCCTTCAGTACACTCACGCCATCCATCTCGGTGAGCAGTTGCGCAAGGACCCGTTCTTTTACCGAGCTCCCACCACCTTCTCCGGATCGTTCGCCACCGATTGCATCGAGCTCGTCGAAAAAGATGATCGACGGAGCGACCTGACGGGCCCGACGAAACAGATCGCGAACCGCTCGCTCCGACTCACCGACCCACATCGAAAACAGTTCCGATCCCTTGATCGAAAGGAAATTCAGCCGGCTCTCGGTCGCGATCGCTTTCGCGATCATCGTTTTCGAACAACCGGGAGGTCCAAACATGAGCAACCCGCGCGGTGGTTTGATGCCGAGCCGCTCGAACACCTCCGGATGGTGGATGGGCCAGTCGATGATTTGACGCAGCTTGAGTTTTAGTTCCTCCTGCCCACCGATATCGCTCCACTGAACGTTCGGACACTCGATCATTATCTCGCGCATCGCACTCGCCTTCACCTGCTGCGTGGCCGCCAGCAACGCAGCAccatcgatcgcgatcgtactGGCTGCGGCGTTCGCGACCAAATTTTCCAGATCAGCTCCGACGTATCCGTGCGTTATGCGGGCAACCGCACGGATCTCGTCCGCCGACAAATGGTGAGTAAATCGGGCGAGAATTCGCTGCATAATGGATTCCCTCCCCGGTGCATCTGGCACCGGAAGCTCAAACTCGTAATCCAGTCGACCGCCACGCCGTAACAGGGCATTCACGTTGTCCACATTGTCCGTCGTTCCGAGCACCATGGTGCGGCTCCCATTGATCGTCGCGTGCAAACCATCGAGCAGATTGAGAAAGTGTTGTGAGGCACGCTTCACGATATCACTCGCAGCGCTCTTCGGACACAGGTTATGCAGTTCCTCCACGATGACGAGCGCAGGCTTCGGGTAGACGTCGAACACTTCGGTAAACAGTCGCGAAACGTTGGCTTCCGATTCACCGTAGAACTTGCTAAATACCTCCGAGCAATTGATGCGCACCACGTGGCAACGTGCGTAGTGTGTGGCCAACGCGTTAACCAGCATCGTTTTCCCGACGCCCGAGACACCGTAAAGGAGTATTCCACGGCTGATGGGCCTCTCCGGAGCCGTGCTCGTCGTTCCGGTACCCATGCCAAACGCGGTATCAATTAACGCACTCACTTCGCTTATGATACTGTCCAGAGCACCAATGTTGGCCAACGCGTAACGCTGAATCTGGTGGTTCCGCTGCGCTTTCTCGGAGTCATCCTGAAGTACGAATTTTGTTGTTCGCAGAATCAGAAACATTCTGCCATCAGTCAGGCTCATCTTTGCCATCTCCTGGGCTAAGTCCGTTCCGGCGGTTCGTACGTTCACGATGTCAAAAGCGAATCGTTTattgcaaatatttaaacaaatcaCATTTTCGCTTAGAACCACCGAGCCTTTCAGGCGTTCCTTTAGACAGGAGAGCAGAAACTTTCCATTCTTTCGAAAAAGAGCCGCTTTTTCGGGGTCAGCCAGGTGGAGGGTAATTTCTTCCGCGTCTTCCAGACGGCTACATTCGAGCGGTGCCACACAAGCACTCAACAGTTCCTTGGTACTGAATTCAAACTCATCTACAAAAAACCAAATACCATGCGCCATTACGATCGTCCTTTCGTTAATCTAAACCCAAATTACCTAAAGCTTCAAGGGCTAACCTTGGGCCGCTAAGGTCATCCGTAGGCCACAGTACACGAACTACGGAACCGAGTGGTTCCGTGCCTCGGCTTAGTGTTACTCGAACAAAATCCCCCGTCGCCAGACCTAGCTTTCGGGCCACGCTTATCGGGAACACAACCAACCCGTACCGTTGGCTGGCCGTGCATTGTTTCACTTCCTCATGCGAGGCCGACAAATCACCGATCTCTGCGCGCTGACAGTGGAACAAACCGGCAGAAGAAACGTACGCACTCAAAGTATCGATCTTTGCACAGTTGTCCGATTGGTGCTTCGGAAGCTCGGCTGTTGGAAGGTACGTGCGACACTTTTCACAGTTCCACCAAGGTaccctttctttctttgtggCCGATTTCGGAGGCATTTCGTCTGGCGGAACACAATTACAACGCGCGGACTGCTGAGAATCAAAACACGTGCCGCACACCcagtttgacagctgtcattGATTTGTTGGTAAGCAAAGTGAACTACACtgtgcaaaataaaattcgGGCAGCTCATGCATGATATTTCAGCATAAACTTtatgtaattattttaaaaagaaaaagtattTAAGAACAGATTGTTAGTATTTTTATGTATATGACGCCCGTACCTGCATGGTTTCTTATCCACGGTTTGTGCAATTTCACATAATGGTACATGGATTCAAACTTTGGCCATCACTGCACACCAGCACTCTTAAATCATAAGTCTGTTTTGCTCATCTctgattttgtttggtttttacgCAATCGATTGTTGTGGCAAGACTCCACCTTCTTGCTCACACGCTTGCAGCCGTTATTGGCAAAAGTATTATGTTCATCCATTGTAACGGCTTCCCTGAAAATGTAGCTGAAGGGTACACGATTAGCAAAAATGGTAACAgaagaacacaaaaataatACACCTGAAACTTACTCAAGCAAACTTTCCTCGATTTCCTCGCTTCCGGTTTGCTTGTAGTACTCCTTCCTGATGCATTTTTCGACGTGCCGCTGCTCGAGTGGCAAAAGTGGTATGAAATGATCGACCACCTGCGACTTGACCAGATCACTATCATACATCGCGCCCATTCCATTCAGGGCAAACCCTTCCAGCGTACGCTCGAAATCGTGCATTGATGTTAGGTAACGAAATGTTCCGCTCTGCATCAATCGCCTTAAATCTCGAGCAATTTCTGGTCCGCCGACGTTCGAGAGGAAAATGAAGATTGCTTGCCGATAATCGTGATGCCTCGAGTACGCATGATTGTCCAGCAACGATACGATCGAGTCAAACAAACCCGGTGGCATCTTTTCGACTTCGTCGAATATAAACAGCGATTGTGGACACTGGGCGATCGCGGACGTAATGTCGCTGACGAGTCGCAACTGAAGTACAATAATTCTGATGGTTAAAGAACATTCCCCTACGCTGCACAGATTGACTCACTCGGTACTCCTCCAATCGACTCTCCAGCGGAAAGTCTATCCGTCCCAGGTACTTGTGTACAAACTTACTCTTCGCACCTTTACTGCGCAGAGCTCGTGCGACATAATCTGCAATGTAGTTTTTACCGGTACCTATGGGGCGGAGGATCAAGTTATTGGCTGtgataaaaaaacggaaaatccgCAGTTACCTGAAGAGCCATGCAAACTAAAAGAATGAGAAAGAAGTTTGTAATGAACACTCTCATAAGCATACTCTCCCGTTTTACCTTATCACGAGCGGCTTATCAGAAGTGGCTATGTTTCTCAGGTGCCCACCGATGGCATCCAAAACTGCTTCCTTTGCAATGTGTTGTCCGAAAAGGTTCTTTTCAAGCTCCTTTTCGAGTGCTTTAAATGTGAAATAGTGTGATTTCAATTGTTAGGAACCAAGGCAACAATTGTTGAACAATCACTTACCGTCCATTGCCTGCTTGGTGTCGTAAAAGCTGCAACATTCTGCGACTCGGCAGTAAGTGTTCTGCACCGTGAAGCTACCCAAGGTAGCGAATGTTTTCGCTAGGTAATCAATGAATGCACTGTTGGGAACGACGCTGTTCAAAAGCAAGTACCAAAGAAAGCTACTGCTGTACCAGACGGACACAGTCCACTTCATTTTTAAACTGTTTATCACAGACCAAGCACTGTCCAAAGATCATATCTGTCTAACGAAATTCGTGATTCATCCTTGGTTAAACCGTCTTCAACCCGACTCCGTCCGGTTATCGGCAGCTGCACCAATCAAACAACCACAACATCACTTTCTACTTTGACGCTCAACTGTCACTTATTTGTTGGTAAACAAAGTAATCCACACTGTAAAATAAAGTTTCGTACGTGGTACACTTCCAGCACAGCTTTTATTTTAGtaacaatgaaataaaaatgtatgaaattAAAGGAATGCATGCCTCTGTCTCAGCTGTTAGTTTGTTAAATGGTAATAGCTCTGTAATGGATGTTAAGTATTCCTCACAAAATTTGTTGTGCAATTTCGCCTCAAGCCTTATGGCAGATGCATTCACACTTTGGTCCTTGGCAATGTTTCGCTGGAGGACAGCTGAGGAACGACGAACTGAACTATAATTCTTCCTTAGGGTTTTTGCGTAATCGATTGTAGTAGAGAGCCTCAACCTTTTTGCTCACACGCTTGCAGCCGTTGTTGGAAAAGAGACCTTCGTTGTCCATGGTGACAGCTTCCTTGAATATTTCACTACAGAAGGAAAGATGTGAATAAGCATTACGCAAAAGTTGTACACCGTTACTTCAGCCACTTACTTTAGAAAATCTTCTTGAATATTCCATCTTCCGGTTAGCTTGAAGTACTCTTTCTTGATGCAGCTTTCGACGTGCCGCTGTTCGAGCGgcaaaaatggaataaaatgaTCGATTACATGTGATTCGATCAGCTCACTACGGAGTAAACCACCATCAAGATTGTAGGCAGAAATTTCGAGCGTGCGCTCGAAATCGTGCATTTTCGTATCCTCGCGCCACTTTCCGGACTTCATCAATTGCTTCAACTCTTCCGCAATTTCAGGTCCCCCGATGTTCGAGAGGAAAATGAAGATTGCTTGCCGATAATCGTGATGCCTCGAGTACGCATGATTGTCCAGCAACGATACGATCGAGTCAAACAAACCCGGTGGCATCTTTTCGACTTCGTCGAATATAAACAGCGATTGTGGACAATGGGCGATCGCGGACGTAATGTCGTTGACTAGCTGCACCTGGAATACAACAATTCTGCTGGTAAAAGAACATTCCCCTAAGCAACACAGGTTGTGACTCACTCGGTACTCCTCCAATCGACTCTCAAGCGGAAAATCTATCCGTCCCAGGTACTTGTGTACAAATTTACTCTCCATGCCTTTTTTGTACAATGCTCTGGCCACATGCTCCGCTATGTAGTTTTTTCCTGTGCCTGTGGCGAACGAACGGGGTTAATGGCTGTAgtacaaatgaaaaaacaGCACTTACCAGGAGCACCATGGAAACtaaaaggagaagaagaatGTTTGTTATCGacaaaaaattattataagCATACTTTCCCGCTTTACCTTATCACAAGAGGTTTATCAGAAGTTGCTATGTTTTTCAGGTGCCCACCGATGGCACCCACAACAACGGTCCTTGCGATGTGTTGCCCGAAGAGGTTCTTTTCGAGCATCTGTCCCAACGCTTTACCGGAAATTGGATACTTGGGTCAGTTGTTGGAAATCAGtgcaaaaatcgaacccaCCATCCAGGTCGTAATAGATGTAATCCAAACTGCAACATTCTAAAGCCTTGCAGTAAGTGTTGTGCTTGGTGTAACTATACGCAGCAGCGAGATTGGTTTTCATTACTTCCGCTACGTTTCCTACATCAAAGAACGCGCTACATGGAACTAAGCTATTTACCAGTATACACCATGAAAGTGCTCTAAGGGGAACGCTTAGCTTCATGCTGAATATTTCGAGTTTTCGCGCACCTGGGACGAACTAATGCAGCCGGAACATGTTAGAAAAACCCGCAAAATCCGGTCTCTTGGAAACAAACAGCTGATTCACCGGTTTGACACTTGCCTCCGGTGCTGTCACTTTTGAGCGGAACGTTTAGAACGGCTGATTGCTGATTCAAAACTCTGCTTATCAAAGATCGATAGTtgcaatttattcaataacaAAATACTAGCATAATAAAATCGTAGTATGGCCACGGGGTTACTATCGGGGCTTCTTTTTCGGTATCTTCTCCGTCAGATTGTTCGCCGTGGTGTCACACTCGCACCAGGGAGTTTTTTGTTTATCGCAGAAAAGATGCACGTtcaacaccgtcaccggcacaTCATCGATGGTTAGCTCGCGGCGGCTGTGCACCGAGTATTTCAGCGTATTGAGCCCCGTTTCTCGATCACGCTTTCGGGTCACTTCCCGCTGATTAAAGCACTTGGTCGTGTCGCGCCGGCGGTGCACCCGATCGTGCACGTGTTGGAAGGTGTTGTTCGTTCCGGTCGTTATGTTTTTGGGACGGTGCACCTCTAGGCCGGCTTCTTTGATGCGCACGTAAAACTCGTCGTCTTCCAGCCCCCAGCCCCAGTACCGGTTGGACATGCCATTCAGTTGGGCAAAGTGTtccatccgcagcagcagtatgcCACCGATGAACGCGGCATAATGATACTTCGGATGATACTCGGGTCCGGAGATGTGGAGCGGACCTTCGGCGGGAAAATCGTACCGCAGGTTATCGTTGAGCGGCAGCAGATCGACATCATGCATGGCAAAATAATCGTATTCCTCCTGGGCCTGCAGGAAGCCGATGTTTATCAGCGACGCACGATTGAATCGATACCGATCGTGCTGGTTCACGACGATGATGTGAAACGGGATGTTCTGTTTGCGCAAAAACGTGGCCATGTGGGGTGCAAACTGTAGCAGCTCGTCGAATCGgtcacgaaacggaaccactATCGCCAGCTTCTTCCGGTCGGTGGGCTGCTCGAGTTGCCGGAAGCTCCGGTGGAACTGCTCATGCTGCAAATCACGTTCTCGGCTTTCTTCACACTTGCAGCTCGGATCTGAGGACGAAGAATCTTTTAGTGAGACGCTAGAATCGCTCCCCTAGCCGGTTTTTAAGTTACCCAATGCGGTTGGAAGGCCACCAATTAGCAGTGCCACTGCAATCAAGGCGAACACGCAAATACCGACAAATCGTAAGACAATCGTACGCATGAGCTTCACCATCGCACCATTACGGCGATCGCACGATCGACACACTATTGCCAGAAACCGGAAGTGTGTCGCGATAGTGTATGCATATGTTTGGTCGCGATATGTTTGGATAAGGTTCTAAAATTAGATGCAATTAGGTGCCGCACGCACCGGGCAGGTGTTGGTTTCTTGATAGACGATTGTTGACATGTTTTTCTTCACTACGGTTGAAATCTTGCATGAATAAATATACTTTTACAAACGTTTCAACGTTCAACAAACTAAAGTAATGGAATCTACGTTCGCGACgaagcaaaacattcaaataaacaatagGTAAACCACAAATTATCCATGCTGTACGAGTAAACACCGTATTTAAATGCTTCTTTTGACACTGTCTACTGTCAAAACAAAGTGCACACGAACAAAACGTCACATCGAAGGTGCTCCACACAAACAGCAGCATTTTACAGTGatgtgcaaaagaaaacatcatgTGAGTTAAAtgtatttaaataaaattgagctTCTTCttagtttcttttctttattcaattatttcacAATAAACGATTGTTCATAGCATCGGTGAATTGAAGCACGCTGTTATTTCCCTCTCAGGATGCGTAGCGCCACCTATGGGCGACTATCGTACTGCAATTTTGAATCGGACCAACTGATTCGCGCTGCACGATATTATTACCATTTCTTTCCCAAAAAATGTGCAACTTGAACAAAAACCGGACCCTTTCATTTGGTTCTTTCTCCAACACTTTAAACTTTCTTTATTGCCTCAGCTAACCTATACTGCTGTTAGCATAACTTTTAAAACTCCTTACTTGGTCACTCGGACAGTCTTTGTGCTCGGACCCCGCGTTTGCACTGTCGTTTGAAGGAGAGTGTGCTCggttagtttaaaaaaatcggaaacatATCCTATCACGACACTCATGTCTTTACGCGTACGCGCGGCCACTAATTAACTAGAAAAGTGCTCGGTTGCCTGTGTGCCTTGCCAGGTTGCCCCGGTAAGTTTCCTGCTGCCTGCTGAAACCCATAACCAGTGATTGAAAATATGAGGAAAAGCTAGCACCGGGGATGCAAAACGCGGGCCAGCCCCGCTCCAGGTGGGAGGGAGCCGAATCGGTTTGTAATCGGCTCCGTTTTGTCGGTGATGGTAGGTGGGGGCGGCCAGAGCATAGGCTCAGTGCGTCGGCGGTGGTAATCAACATGTGTATTTGTGCTGTAACTGTATTTGTGTATGTAGAATCACATCACGCATCCCATCTGCCTGAGATCCGATCAGCGGAGCAGCTGCTCCCTGCCACGCCAGTCCTGCGTACGATcacttctttttgttcttcttgtTGCGCAGCTCCTCCATCTGCTTGGTGTAGCCGTACTGGTTGATTTCCTTGTACTCGTTGTCgcacttcagcagcagctcgtacCACTGTTCGCCCTGCACCCGCGGCGCATCGACCGTTCCGCCGTAGATCGCGGGCAGGCACTCCTTCGAGATGTGCTTGTAGAGCGACTCGCGATCGGTCCCGTGAAAGATGATGCGGCTCCGCAGCTTCTCGCGCAGAATCGGCTTGAAAAGGGCAAACACCATGTTGAAGATCTTTGGCTGGTTGATAATGTGAATGCCTTTAATGCGCAGCGGCACCGCGTCCTGGAGCCAGTCGACGATGCGCTTGGCGAACGGCGGCGTGAACTGCCAGGCCTGCTGCAGCGTCAGGCCGTCCATATCGAAGATCACCACCGCGCCGTGCACttgcgtttccggttcgaGCATCGCCGCCTCCAGGAACAGGACGCACCCCTTGAACACTTCGTCCAGCGTGACCTCCTTGTGTTTCCAGTTTTTGCccagctcgagcagcagcacacggCGCCCCAACTGGTCGCGGTTCGGAAACACGGCCAGGATGTTCTGCTTGAAGATGTTGGCCTCCTTCGATGGCATTAGCTCGTTGTACATGTCCCAGTGTTTGATCTTGAACTGGAAGTACCGCTGGATCTGTAAAGCAAGGGAATTAGTCACATCGACTCCGAAGGGCTCTTCCCGTAGCCCGTAACCTACCAGCTCGCAGGCACTTTTGGCGTAGAACTTGCACGGTCGAAGAAACCGTATCATCCAGTCATCGTTGtccagcggcaccaccaggCCTTCCACTTCTgtaatcgatcgaaaggatcatCACGATAATTTCGCTATTTAACAACCGTTTTGGGGGATTGGGACACCCggtgacaaaacaaaacacaaaaccccgAGTCACTGTCGCCAGCGCCGGGCGGGGTTTACAGTTCCTAAATAATTGCGCGCACTTTCAGCATCGTCACCACCTCGTCGGAACGAGGTAATTTGCAGGCTTTGCGCGGTCTAGGGGAACTGAAAAAACCCGGGATGAGTAATGATCAATGCCCGTCTTTCGCGGTGCCCAATAGTCTGACGCAAGCGAGAGAACCCATTACTGATCGGAAGATCTTCTCAACCTTGGGGCGAGTTGGGGACAAAGAACGACGAAGCCACCAGGAAGTGCAAGAGCCGGTTTTGGGGTGTGTTTACGTTTTGGAATCGCTGGCGAATGAAACACAAGCTAAAGCTAGCCGGTTTGCCAATTGGAACGGCGAAACCTGAAGGTCTTAAGCTCGGTTAAATTTAATGGGCCTAAGCACTGCCTAAGCGCTCACAAAAATCGTTTACGCGTCTTACCTTTAAGCAGAATCCGAAGCTCGGCGACCGAGGCATCGCGGATTTCGGGCGTTTCACGCAGCTCGTTCTTGGCGACCTCCTTGCCGAAGGGCGTCAGATCTTCCAGCTCGAACCGGAGCACGTAATCGCCCAACTGGACCGATGGCAACTCCTCTACGTCGGACAGCATCGTCGGAACCCCTGTGGGCAAGGGAAGAGTCTCGGTTAGATGATTGGTTGGCTTCCAGCATGGCACCGTTTCCGTTGAACGCTTTCAGAGCTATCATTTCGCTGCTGGTGCGTTACTTACTCATTTTGAATGGATTTCGTATTTCGATCGGCGACTGTTACTGGTGGGAgatttgaatttcaatcaataataattcactctcgctcgctgagCAAATGAGGAACTCTCGTTCTGTCTCTGGTAATAGTGGCCGCACAGGGTTTAAAGTGAAGACGACCCCAAGAAGGTCAGGCACGATCGGTACGATCTCACCAAACGGAGGCTCAAACAGATTTGGCAAGCGCACCTGCGAGGTGTTAATTTGCttctgactctctctctccctccaGCCGGTAGATAATTGGCGGAAGCCGACATTCAA encodes the following:
- the LOC131209516 gene encoding ATPase family gene 2 protein homolog A — encoded protein: MPPKSATKKERVPWWNCEKCRTYLPTAELPKHQSDNCAKIDTLSAYVSSAGLFHCQRAEIGDLSASHEEVKQCTASQRYGLVVFPISVARKLGLATGDFVRVTLSRGTEPLGSVVRVLWPTDDLSGPRLALEALDEFEFSTKELLSACVAPLECSRLEDAEEITLHLADPEKAALFRKNGKFLLSCLKERLKGSVVLSENVICLNICNKRFAFDIVNVRTAGTDLAQEMAKMSLTDGRMFLILRTTKFVLQDDSEKAQRNHQIQRYALANIGALDSIISEVSALIDTAFGMGTGTTSTAPERPISRGILLYGVSGVGKTMLVNALATHYARCHVVRINCSEVFSKFYGESEANVSRLFTEVFDVYPKPALVIVEELHNLCPKSAASDIVKRASQHFLNLLDGLHATINGSRTMVLGTTDNVDNVNALLRRGGRLDYEFELPVPDAPGRESIMQRILARFTHHLSADEIRAVARITHGYVGADLENLVANAAASTIAIDGAALLAATQQVKASAMREIMIECPNVQWSDIGGQEELKLKLRQIIDWPIHHPEVFERLGIKPPRGLLMFGPPGCSKTMIAKAIATESRLNFLSIKGSELFSMWVGESERAVRDLFRRARQVAPSIIFFDELDAIGGERSGEGGGSSVKERVLAQLLTEMDGVSVLKDVSIVAATNRPDLIDRALLRPGRLDRIVYVRLPDDSAREEIFRIKLKAIPTAPDVDVQELVRRTAGYSGSEIEAVCQEAALRGLEQSLDVQTIEWTHFAYALETLRPRTSSDLLRLYDDYLKRHQ
- the LOC131210619 gene encoding torsin-like protein; this translates as MKWTVSVWYSSSFLWYLLLNSVVPNSAFIDYLAKTFATLGSFTVQNTYCRVAECCSFYDTKQAMDALEKELEKNLFGQHIAKEAVLDAIGGHLRNIATSDKPLVISLHGSSGTGKNYIADYVARALRSKGAKSKFVHKYLGRIDFPLESRLEEYRLRLVSDITSAIAQCPQSLFIFDEVEKMPPGLFDSIVSLLDNHAYSRHHDYRQAIFIFLSNVGGPEIARDLRRLMQSGTFRYLTSMHDFERTLEGFALNGMGAMYDSDLVKSQVVDHFIPLLPLEQRHVEKCIRKEYYKQTGSEEIEESLLDYIFREAVTMDEHNTFANNGCKRVSKKVESCHNNRLRKNQTKSEMSKTDL
- the LOC131210192 gene encoding torsin-like protein produces the protein MKLSVPLRALSWCILVNSLVPCSAFFDVGNVAEVMKTNLAAAYSYTKHNTYCKALECCSLDYIYYDLDALGQMLEKNLFGQHIARTVVVGAIGGHLKNIATSDKPLVISFHGAPGTGKNYIAEHVARALYKKGMESKFVHKYLGRIDFPLESRLEEYRVQLVNDITSAIAHCPQSLFIFDEVEKMPPGLFDSIVSLLDNHAYSRHHDYRQAIFIFLSNIGGPEIAEELKQLMKSGKWREDTKMHDFERTLEISAYNLDGGLLRSELIESHVIDHFIPFLPLEQRHVESCIKKEYFKLTGRWNIQEDFLNEIFKEAVTMDNEGLFSNNGCKRVSKKVEALYYNRLRKNPKEEL
- the LOC131209602 gene encoding beta-1,4-galactosyltransferase 7 isoform X1 — protein: MQDFNRSEEKHVNNRLSRNQHLPVCRSCDRRNGAMVKLMRTIVLRFVGICVFALIAVALLIGGLPTALDPSCKCEESRERDLQHEQFHRSFRQLEQPTDRKKLAIVVPFRDRFDELLQFAPHMATFLRKQNIPFHIIVVNQHDRYRFNRASLINIGFLQAQEEYDYFAMHDVDLLPLNDNLRYDFPAEGPLHISGPEYHPKYHYAAFIGGILLLRMEHFAQLNGMSNRYWGWGLEDDEFYVRIKEAGLEVHRPKNITTGTNNTFQHVHDRVHRRRDTTKCFNQREVTRKRDRETGLNTLKYSVHSRRELTIDDVPVTVLNVHLFCDKQKTPWCECDTTANNLTEKIPKKKPR
- the LOC131209602 gene encoding beta-1,4-galactosyltransferase 7 isoform X2, whose translation is MVKLMRTIVLRFVGICVFALIAVALLIGGLPTALDPSCKCEESRERDLQHEQFHRSFRQLEQPTDRKKLAIVVPFRDRFDELLQFAPHMATFLRKQNIPFHIIVVNQHDRYRFNRASLINIGFLQAQEEYDYFAMHDVDLLPLNDNLRYDFPAEGPLHISGPEYHPKYHYAAFIGGILLLRMEHFAQLNGMSNRYWGWGLEDDEFYVRIKEAGLEVHRPKNITTGTNNTFQHVHDRVHRRRDTTKCFNQREVTRKRDRETGLNTLKYSVHSRRELTIDDVPVTVLNVHLFCDKQKTPWCECDTTANNLTEKIPKKKPR